One Myotis daubentonii chromosome 17, mMyoDau2.1, whole genome shotgun sequence genomic window, GGGACCTGCTCACCTCTTGGAGTTCTGAGGGTGAAAGGTAACACCAAACAGAGTGTTTGGCTCAGAATAGACCCTCTGAAAAGGTCagtttcctcctctcctccttcccgaAAGATTAACGACTGAGCCTTGTCAGCTGTAACTCAAGAGAATTCTCTTCTTTTCAGTCAAATCCCGTTAAAGAGAGACAGACGATAGCAGACGTCTGGCTGTTCCTGAATTCCATGATTtacttgctgctgctgctgcttcataAATTGTATGGCATTCATGAGAGGTTGGTCAGGAAACATTTAATCTCAGCCAGTCCACCGAGGGCCAGGTTGCTAGCCTCCAGAGGCAGGGATCAGAGCGTGCCTCAGGCAAAACTCTCAGGAACTCCCCAGGCCTGGCGCAATCCCCTGCAGTGTGAGCCCCATGCAAGGCACTCACCTAGGCTAACAGCCtggggtgtttctctctcaggtATCAAGTGTCCAAAGCAGGTGTTGCTTTGCAACTTGAACCTCAGATCAAACAGCAGGAAGGCAGTAGAACCTGCTTTGGGGAAGCAACTGGGTTCCCACAGAATCGTCATCCATCATGTGATGTGGTGCTGGAGCgggatgggtgggaggggagccGTAGGAAACCTTTCTAATTTTAGTCAAGTATTAGGCTGGTCTCAGTCAATCAGCATGTAGTTAGTGAGCACATATGAGGCAGGAGCATAACTCGGAAGCAAGCTCAGAGGGCAAGGGAAGAATACAAAGAAGAAAGTTTCTATCCCAGGAGGTTtctaatagaactagaggcccaatgcacgaaaattcgtgcaagagtagccttccttcccagctgctggcactggctttcctccggCACTCGGGATGCAGGCttcccgcaggcacctgggaccccggctggcttcccccaggccgcctgcaggcacccaggacccgggctggcttccccttGGCCCCAGCTTAAGGAAGaacatccggaatgacgtccagaagatgtccagtctaattagcatattgcccttttattattatagattggtctTGCAAGACTTCATCTATCTAAGGAAGCAGCCAATAATATAAAGATACTCCGTGGAAATCCCtacacatatgcatacacccCACATCCCTAGACTGCCGGGATGGAACTAGTGAGTACCCCCAAGTACCCTTCTAAAGGTCTCCCTCTCTTTGGTTTTCCCCAATAGTTTATTCTAGTCTCTCCCTCCATTTaatgtcttgtttttgttttcctaggAGACACTCATATTTACTTTCCAAACTCTTCTCAGATATCTCCTATTACTGCCATCCAGGAGAAACGGGGCTGGCCCTGGCCTCCTTTCTGGGTcaggcctccctctctggccACAGCCATCTTTCCTGGATGGGCCATGCCTTGCCTGCGGTCAGACACtgcaggcagggaaggggggcaggtggaggcagaggaggatgCTTAGGTGAGAACAGTCCAGGCACTGGCTAGTCCCATTAGTGTGAGCTGGTCACGTTGCCAAGAATAATCAGGCACCTCGGATAGATGTGGTTCCTGACGGCATGAAGCTCACCGGGAGGCCAGCACATGCTCGGGGCTTCGTGTACTAGGAGCTACAGCCACATAGATTTCTACCTCAGCTGACTACTCAAGGAGGTAGTTCTGGGAGAGAAAAACAAGCCCTAAGCCTGTGGAAAGGGCACGTTTAAGATTCTGAGTGGATATTCAGAGGCTGCCAGCGTTCCCGAACAATTCATTAGCAAGAGAGAGCAAGCAGCTACAGCGCTTCCTCTCGTGCTGTTTGCTGAGCTcaggagaggagctgggggaaggagaCACCGTCACTGGTTTATCGATGCCGTGGAGTGGGAGTCCCAAGTGACCGGAGGAAGTCAAGGTGCCACAGAGAAAGAGCGAGAGCTCCCGCTGAGACAGCCAGTTCCAATTTGTGAAAGGTCGTTTTTGTCACATTCTTTTTGCCAGTTAGCACCCATGAACAGCAGGCATAAGACAGGGGCCAGAGAAAACGGACAGAGGGGAGGCGTGGCTTGTTTGATGGAACCCGAAGTGGAGAAGGGCTCTGAACATGAGATGCCCTTGTTCACAGGCGTTGGCAGCCCCTCTCACCCTTCAGAGAGCGACTGGACCTGTGGGCGATTTTATCTGTGTTAAGCAGAGTGGTTGCTATTACCTACCAGTGGCCTTTTATCTCCGTCCCAGCACCACTTATTTTATAACCCTCACCCCTCATTAACACGGCAGCTACTTCAGAGCAAGGGACATGCGTGCCTTTTCCACTCCGAGGTGGTTGGCGCTGGAACCTGGATGGTGCCTGGTACCTAGacggtgctcaataaatgaacaTTCGATGAATGAGCCCAAAGAGTGCTTCCGGAACTGGTGGGGAAATTTCCAGGCCTAGCAAGGACCACCTGTAACGCACAAGTGTGCTGGGAATCTGAACAGGGCGCTGCAGTAGGCACCTCCGTGCATGAGGACGCATGCTCCATGAAGGGTTCCTCTGGAGGAGGGAAGCTTTAAAAAAGTGGCGAAGGACCATCAGCCAGGTGGCCCGGTGATGTCCAGGGACAGCTGTGAAATGCTAACAGGCCATCTTGGGGGAGCAGAGGAAGACAGGAAGAGGCGAGGGGACACTGCCTGAGCCAGACGCTGAACATGCAGGAAGCTTTGGTCCAGAGGATAAGACACAAGCCAGGAAGAAACAGTACGTCCAAGGCCCTGGATGGAATAGGAAGAAAACCTATTTCCTTGGGCAGATTCCAGGTAGTTGAGAGCTGTGTTGGTGTGAGATGGCTCTgctgaaaagaaagggaaatctgAGGTAGCCCTGTCTTGTAAACAGACAccttagatcagcagttctcaacctgtgggtcgcgacccctttggcggttgaacaaccctttcacaggggtcgcctaagaccatcctgcatatcagatatttacattacgattcataacagtagccacatgacagttatgaagtagcaacgaaaataattttatggttgggtcacaacatgaggaactgtatttaaagggccagaaggttgagaaccactgccttagatggaAAACCTTCTCCACACCATGTCAGGGACCCAGGACATCTGGTGGTGGGTGAGCTCGCAGCATAGGAAGACCCGCTGATGCAATTAGCAGCAATTATAACTAAAGTTATCTGCTCCCTGATCTTAGTTTGGAAATAGTTCAATGTAGCCATTGTTCATTGAATTGTGAACACAAAAGCAGCCTGGATGGCTTATCAGTATGAGccatctgccctctggtgctTTGTGTGTGTGGTCCTCACTCCCCGGCAATAGTTTCCGCTGCTGCTGAGGTCCCAGGGTCTGGGTCCCAGGGTCTGGCTCCCCTTGGCCAGACTTTAATAACAACACGAGATCCCAGGGTGCGTGTGAGTGTGGACTGAGGAAGTGCTCTCCTTCGCTACCTCAGAGTCTCCATTTCCATGTGTGGACCGGAGACAACAAATCAACATTTCAGAGtcactgtgaggattaagtgagataatatcgCCATGTCATAGCGGCCTAAGCGATGTCTAGGAGGACTAAGCACAACAAACTGGCTTTAAATTCTTATGCTCCATAACCAGATGCATATGCTGCTGGTGAGCGTGTAAGCTGGtgtaaccactttggaaaactattcGTTTGTGTCTATGAAAGTTGCATATATCCCCATCCTAGGAGCCAGCAACTTCACTCCACGTATATACCCCAAAGAAGTGTATGTCCACAGAAGGGCATGCACAAGAATGTTACATGGAAACAACCTCGGTGTCCTTCAACATGTGATGTGGTATATACAAGGGAATActcctcagccataaaaaaaaaaaaaaaaaatgaaatgttgccATTTTCGGTAACATGGGTGGATCCTGAGAAtgtcatactaagtgaaataagtcagatggaaaaagacaagaacagtatgatttcactcagacGTGGGATGTAAAACAGAAAGCagcaatgaacaaacaaacaaattcatagatacagacaacagaatggtgattaTAGAGGGGAAAGGGGTACGGGAAGGACGAAGAGGGTAAAGTGGGGGGGTCAAATGTATGGTGATGAAAGGATACTAGGTTTGGGGCACAATGGAGTATAGAGATGTTGTATTAtgaagttgtacacctgaaacttatataatggtattaaccaatgttaccccaataaatttcatttttaaaaggtttaaaattttaaaaatacacatataaacaacaaaatattaatagCTATATTGCTTATAATAGCCCcaactgaaaacaacccaaatgtccttccagTAGAATGAAATATACATAATGAAAACGAGGAAATGTTGCCACTCACAACAACATGGATCATTCCCACTGACATAAtattgagcaaaagaagccagacaccaaagAACACCTGTTGTATaattccttttataaaaaatcttgaaaataaacaaaactggcATACAGTGCTGGATGTCAGGAAAGTGGttatgttgggggtggggggtgactgGGGAAGGGCATAGGAGGATTTCTGGGGTAGTGATAATGTCTTCATATGGAAGATGGTTACAATTTCTATAATGTCTTATAAAAGTGCATTGAACTATGACCTGTGCATTTTTCTGTATGTAGGTTATATGTGGTAGATTGATATATTGCTCCTATCTTTCCACCAGGGACAACTCTGGTGGTGAGTATACTTCCTTGCCCTATTGCTGTAGAGCTTGTCCATGTGACGGGCTTCGGCCAACAGGAGGTTGGTTGGTAGGATGTGAGCAGAGACATAAAATGTGTTTGAACAGTTTGATTTCGCCCTCTTGGGTTTCTGCTGTCAGGGAGGAAAATATTTTCCTGATGCCCTTCCGGGTTCTTCTGGCTGGTTTAAGAATTAAGTGGACATGAGACAGTTTGACGGGAGAAAATCAAGTTCGTACCTATTGGCGTCTCACAGATATGCAACCTGAAGAAATGACCAAAGCAGGCagcttttatactttttttagacaaagaaacgACAAATTCGTGAAGAACTGATAAGACTAAGAAACATAAGCTTGGGCGCTTAATTAGTAAAGAATGTAAGCAGCGCTGTTCACACACGCTGTTCAcacagccctcgcagccccgagTTTCCTTCCTATCTCGGTGATGGGGAGTCTCCCTGCCTCCCGGTGGGAAGGGCACCTTTCACACAGgagatttatttcctgctttcagagacaaaggacagTCAGCGTGCTCTTTTTGCACCAGCTGTTTCTTAAGtcactttaattaaaaataatcaatatgccCAGTGGCATATTTGGGGGCAGTCTGCCCTGAGCCCCAACACAGTCCGAGTCATGAGGAGAATATACCTCAGAATGCTGCTGCTCTTTTGGCCCAATTCCCAGAACAGTACACGTGGAAAAGAAGGTTCAGAAAGACCCGGAGCCTGGAGCCTGAAGTCAGGCCTGGATCCGTCAAGTTGCAGctgatgaggaggaggaaaaggactGCTATTCTAAGCCAGTGGATGTTGAAGTGCTTTGTCATGCAGCATTATTATGACAATAGCTGACTAATACACATTATTCTTCAGTAAAAAAGTACTTTCCGATCTCTATGCTCCCCCCCTCCCTGTTCTAATAGTCGCCTGTTTCAATTTAAAGTTACTGGCACCCACCTCCAGCACTTACACAGCCAATTCCTGTCAGACAATTACTGGTAAATGCAGCGcatttccttgtctataaaatgaggatgagGCTTACTTCACGAAATGCTCTTGGGAAGACTGAACGAACCAGTAGATCCAAAGTGCTCTGTAAATCACAGAACACAATTTTAAAGTGACGGATGACGGGacaggaagggaggtgggaaagCAAACATGTGCACCACGTCACGCACCAGGCAAAGCGCCTTCCTCCCTGCCACGCACATCCTGGCTCAAAGGGAAAGGGCACAAGTGTGGGGAGGAGGCTAGGTGGCAAgtggcagggcccaggctggagctTCTGAGTGTAGTTCTGTGGGGCCCAGTCTGCCTTGGGAGACAGCAATGATGATTAGGCTTCTAGAAGGCCAGCTGATGCACAGGCAACGTAGGCACTAGGAATCCCAGGAAGGGCCACTGTGATCCTCAAATCTTCTCCCTACCCATTACCGTCTACCGTACCTGAATGGCCACCATCAGCTTTGTATAACTGGGTTAtgggccctgccagcatggctcagtggttgagcatcaatctatggaccaggaggtcgtggtttgattcctggttggggcacatgctggggttgtgggctcgatccccagtgtggagagtgcaggaggcaacaaatcaatgattctttccctcttccctctcccttcctctctgaaatcaataaaaatatacttaaaaaataataattggttTATGGCACTGTGTGCCTAACCATCCCTGTTAATCCATCCTGCCTTTCTTATAGTGCTTCTCGATTTACAAAGAGCAGGCCCATCTGCTGTCTCATTTTGGTATTATTTCCATTGTGTGGATAAGGAACCTGAGACTCTGAGAGATTGAGTGATTCCTGCAAGGCTACTTCCTTAATGAGTGTTAGAGCTGAAGTTGAAACAGGTTTTTTGACCAAAGCTTAGCGAGGTAACGCACTGATGTCAGCACGAATTCCGTCATTAGATGACCAGTTGTGCCCTCAGAAAACAGGTGGCATTGGCCTGAGGGGACAGGACCAGTAAGTTATAACAGGAAGAGGGGAAAATGAGTTTGGAGCGTGCAGTAAGCAGTGGACTTTGAAAGGAGGTGGGAGATGGGGAAGatgaggaagtgggagggagacggggagtggaaggaggaagaggctgcAGAGCCTTGGCTGGTCTCCTAAGGGCATTCATTCCCATGGGAGGAGCACTTTCCAACAAGAGCTCAGAGAGGGAAGCAAGGATCAGAAAGGATGCTAGTGAGGCCAGGAACCCTGCAGTCCTACTTCCTTTCCAACAGCAACATTCTGCGGCAAGAGTCCCCCTAGGGGCTTCGCCTAGCCCACCtggtcctctctctccttccctatcTACTCCCCACACTGCCAACCCCTAAGACTGGCCGACTGCCTGGCCTAAGACTGGTTGCTACAGCCAGCACAGTCCTCACGATCAAGATGGTGAGACCTGACACGGGAAAGGAGATCCTTCAACAAAGTTGCCTTTAAGCAAACACACTTCCCTTAGAGTGCCAACATCAAGGACCCATTTCAGCTGATTCAACTAAACCTAGCAGCCCTCAAGGCGGGAGTTGGGGTAGGTGTTGGGTCTTGCTATTTTATTGGCAGCAATTTTCACATGGGTGAGGCAGAGAATTTCCATTAGCGAGAGGAACCTTCGCTGTTCTTTCCAAGGGCAcagtctctccctttctccaggCCCAAGTTGGTGTGTGGCTGTGACCTACCTACCTCTGTGGTCCGAAGGCCGTTGTGTTTCTGGGTCAAAGTGCCTGAGCTGAGGCTCTGAGGATTTGAGCACTGGGTTCCACAGCTCGTCTTCTTCTCTGGGTTGGATAGTCCACCTGGGGCTGTAGATCGGGGCACACCATTAGAGGACAGTCCATCTTCCAGCAcacctgggggagggagacagagaatggCATTAGTCTTGCCACAAACAATCCCCAAGAGCGTGGAAAATTTTCAgccaaaaagaagaaaggagagtcACCAGAAATCCCACCACGCCAAGTTACCCTTTTCGATAAGAacatgtgtgttgttgttttgttttacgAAGAtgagatgtttaaaaataatttataacctGATAACTTTACTCAATACATCAATGGCATTTCCCCATGCCATTGAAATTGTCATATTACTTTTTACACGGTCTGCTGTTATGGGAATATGTCACCATTTACTTTACTAATCCCTTCTAGTTGAATATAcgttttcaaaataaatgttactGGGATGAAACTCTTCGTAGTTAAAGCTTTACTTTTAATTCATCCTTAGGatgaattcctagaagtggattaCTGGTTCGAAGGTTATACAGTTTTTTACATAATTCCATCTCAAGGTGTTGGACTAGGTCCCTCCCATAACAAATGCCAAGAAATGATAGAATAAGTGTAAGTAAACAGCCTCACTGAAACACAAGAGGAGGACTACAGTGAGGAATTCATGGCTAAAGAACAGCATATAGCACGAGGGAGAGTACGAAAGGGAGACCGGAAGTGGGCAGGGGCTGTGCAATAGGGAGTCCAGGAGTAGCCAGGTGTGTTGGCCACTCTACTCCTCCACCAGCTGAGGCCAGTCAGCAAGGATGGAGCAGTCTCTGtgatataataagaaatatgtatttggtcTTCATCCCTAGTTCTTGGCACAGAACACCTAAAACCCTTATAAGTGATGGAATGATAGAGCATCTTTTGTTATGACCTTGGTCTTGGCTCC contains:
- the BAALC gene encoding brain and acute leukemia cytoplasmic protein isoform X2 encodes the protein MGCGGSRADAIEPRYYESWTRETESTWLTYTDSDTPPSVAGPDSGPEAGGLHAGVLEDGLSSNGVPRSTAPGGLSNPEKKTSCGTQCSNPQSLSSGTLTQKHNGLRTTEVG
- the BAALC gene encoding brain and acute leukemia cytoplasmic protein isoform X1, whose product is MGCGGSRADAIEPRYYESWTRETESTWLTYTDSDTPPSVAGPDSGPEAGGLHAGVLEDGLSSNGVPRSTAPGGLSNPEKKTSCGTQCSNPQSLSSGTLTQKHNGLRTTEAK